A stretch of the Porifericola rhodea genome encodes the following:
- a CDS encoding aldehyde dehydrogenase yields MNDILENKPQEKLLNNAFVDEKKFFFDSGATLSYEFRVKQLNKLKAAIVGYEFEVEQALRADLHKPDFEAYTSEAALLYSEINHTLKHLKKWMKPDRVTTPLVHFPSTSRVYKEPLGVNLIIGPWNYPFQLLLAPLIGAIAAGNTIVLKPSELTPNTARVIEDMISRTFDKNYISVVQGDGAEVVPELMSRYRFDHIFFTGSVAVGKIIGKQAAEKLSPVTLELGGKSPAIVDSSANLHVAARRIAWGKCFNAGQTCVSPDYVLVEESIKDEFVSLYRQALDDFYGELSPENDNYAHILNEKRFDTLASYLSQGRILLGGKVDRDRLFIAPTLMDEVDMQSPIMQEEIFGPIMPLITFRAYDEVLDIIAKNPYPLSLYHFTTDKTKERFIRRRVQFGGGAVNNTIVHLSTPNLPFGGIGTSGHGSYHGKQSFDTFSHKKSIMKTGTWFDPPLRYAPYTDFKKKIAATFM; encoded by the coding sequence ATGAACGACATTTTAGAAAACAAACCACAAGAAAAGCTTTTGAATAATGCTTTTGTGGACGAGAAAAAATTTTTTTTTGATTCAGGTGCTACACTCTCTTATGAGTTCCGTGTAAAACAGCTCAACAAACTTAAAGCAGCCATTGTAGGCTATGAGTTTGAAGTTGAGCAAGCCCTTAGAGCAGACTTGCATAAGCCCGATTTTGAGGCATACACCAGTGAGGCAGCCCTGCTCTACAGCGAAATTAACCATACGCTCAAACACCTAAAAAAATGGATGAAACCGGATCGGGTAACTACACCTTTAGTGCACTTTCCTTCTACCAGCAGAGTTTACAAAGAGCCGCTGGGCGTAAACCTGATTATAGGCCCCTGGAACTATCCCTTTCAACTTCTGCTCGCTCCTTTAATTGGAGCTATTGCTGCTGGTAACACCATTGTGCTAAAACCTTCGGAGCTTACTCCTAATACTGCACGTGTTATAGAGGACATGATCAGCCGTACATTTGACAAAAATTATATTAGCGTAGTGCAGGGCGATGGTGCTGAAGTAGTACCTGAACTAATGAGCCGCTACCGTTTTGACCACATCTTTTTCACCGGCAGTGTAGCTGTAGGAAAAATAATAGGAAAGCAAGCCGCGGAGAAGCTAAGCCCGGTTACGCTGGAGTTAGGCGGCAAAAGCCCCGCAATAGTAGACAGTTCTGCCAATCTGCATGTAGCAGCCCGCAGAATTGCCTGGGGTAAGTGTTTTAATGCCGGGCAAACCTGCGTCAGTCCTGACTATGTACTGGTAGAAGAAAGCATAAAAGATGAGTTCGTTAGCTTATATCGCCAGGCGCTGGATGATTTTTATGGCGAGCTTAGCCCTGAAAATGATAATTATGCTCACATTCTCAATGAAAAAAGGTTTGACACCCTGGCGTCTTACCTATCGCAGGGAAGAATATTGCTAGGAGGTAAAGTGGACAGAGATCGTCTTTTTATCGCTCCTACCCTGATGGATGAGGTAGATATGCAGAGCCCTATTATGCAGGAAGAGATTTTCGGGCCAATCATGCCCCTAATTACATTCAGGGCTTATGATGAAGTACTGGATATCATTGCTAAAAACCCTTATCCATTGTCTCTCTATCATTTTACTACAGACAAGACCAAGGAGCGCTTTATCCGAAGAAGAGTACAGTTTGGCGGAGGAGCCGTTAATAATACAATAGTACATCTTAGCACACCAAACCTGCCATTTGGTGGCATTGGCACGAGTGGTCATGGCTCATACCATGGTAAACAGAGTTTCGATACCTTTAGCCATAAAAAAAGTATCATGAAAACAGGAACATGGTTTGACCCGCCTCTACGATATGCCCCATATACAGACTTTAAGAAAAAAATAGCTGCTACCTTTATGTAA
- a CDS encoding RNA polymerase sigma factor: MAKQQHLLPNTVRSEAATPTTLWLSLKGGKSEALAEIYEEHIDEMFRFGMALKPNKSFINDCIQEVFVELWKYRHSLSPTNNIKLYLFKSLRNRIYHNLKLENRQLSDDYITDTILVPSHEQLIINAQRDQELQKKLAISIDKLPLRQKEVIHYLFFEKYSYEETSHLMSISIRAAYMLAWKAISSLRKSMKCTAWLQLCFYLHLLN; encoded by the coding sequence ATGGCTAAACAACAGCATTTACTCCCTAACACTGTCCGTTCGGAAGCAGCTACACCAACTACTTTATGGCTCTCTTTAAAAGGGGGTAAGAGTGAAGCCCTTGCCGAAATTTATGAAGAACATATAGACGAAATGTTCCGCTTTGGTATGGCACTAAAGCCCAATAAGAGTTTTATCAATGATTGTATACAAGAAGTCTTTGTAGAGCTCTGGAAGTACCGACACAGCCTCTCTCCTACAAATAACATCAAGCTTTATCTTTTTAAGTCTTTAAGAAACAGGATATACCATAACCTAAAACTAGAAAACCGACAGCTTAGTGATGACTACATTACGGATACCATATTAGTCCCTTCTCATGAACAGTTAATTATTAATGCACAAAGAGATCAGGAATTGCAGAAAAAGCTAGCAATATCTATAGACAAATTGCCCCTAAGACAAAAGGAAGTCATCCACTACTTATTTTTTGAAAAGTACTCTTACGAAGAAACCTCTCACCTGATGTCCATTTCTATTCGGGCTGCCTATATGTTAGCCTGGAAAGCCATTTCTTCGCTGAGGAAAAGCATGAAGTGCACTGCATGGCTACAGCTATGTTTCTATTTACACCTATTAAACTAA
- a CDS encoding FecR family protein — translation MDYRNYSVEDFILDARFRKWVLKPDPEINLFWENWLARHPHRWKDLIEARKLLLNLSTYEHEISSKEKQNLWAGISKQIDEEAQPQEKPTIPIHSESVLQRYEESHSSTQSYWWLKIAAIIVFTLGGVLLLDLNNSPQTDQAQPIVMTEKSTEWGVKSHITLKDGTRVVLNAGSTLSYPEDFKERKVYLQGEAYFEVVKDPSRPFTVHSGNTLTTVLGTTFNISAYPEHAEINIALLEGKVKVEKENKDDGEAESGLFLQAGEMATYQSQQAQFNKSTFNTKAMTAWTQGILYFQQASEREVFSRLEKWYGVEIEADSSPKPWSYSAEFEKESLENVLFAMSYSMNFTYRIQDAKVKIEYQK, via the coding sequence ATGGACTACCGCAACTACTCAGTTGAAGATTTTATACTGGATGCACGCTTTAGAAAGTGGGTTTTAAAGCCAGACCCTGAGATTAACCTTTTTTGGGAAAACTGGCTGGCCCGTCACCCCCACCGCTGGAAAGATCTTATTGAAGCCCGAAAACTGCTACTTAATTTATCAACCTACGAACACGAAATCAGTAGCAAAGAAAAGCAAAACTTATGGGCAGGCATTAGCAAGCAAATTGATGAGGAAGCGCAACCTCAGGAAAAACCTACCATTCCTATACACTCTGAAAGCGTTCTACAACGCTACGAGGAAAGCCATTCGTCTACTCAGTCATACTGGTGGCTAAAGATTGCAGCAATCATTGTATTTACTCTTGGAGGAGTACTTTTATTAGACCTTAACAACTCTCCTCAGACCGACCAAGCTCAACCCATTGTGATGACTGAAAAATCAACTGAATGGGGAGTTAAGTCACATATTACGCTAAAAGATGGCACCCGTGTAGTCCTCAATGCAGGAAGCACGCTAAGCTACCCTGAAGACTTTAAGGAGCGTAAAGTATACCTACAGGGTGAGGCTTATTTTGAGGTGGTAAAAGATCCTTCACGCCCTTTTACTGTACACTCAGGCAATACACTCACCACGGTGCTGGGCACTACTTTTAATATTTCTGCTTACCCTGAGCATGCTGAGATTAATATCGCTTTACTGGAAGGTAAAGTAAAAGTTGAGAAGGAAAATAAGGATGACGGTGAAGCTGAGTCAGGCTTATTTCTTCAGGCAGGAGAAATGGCTACCTACCAAAGTCAGCAGGCTCAATTCAACAAAAGTACTTTTAATACAAAAGCCATGACAGCCTGGACGCAGGGAATACTGTACTTTCAGCAAGCCAGTGAGCGGGAGGTTTTTAGCAGGCTGGAAAAATGGTATGGTGTAGAGATAGAAGCTGATAGCAGTCCAAAACCCTGGAGCTACTCAGCAGAATTTGAAAAGGAAAGCCTGGAGAATGTGCTTTTTGCTATGAGTTATAGCATGAACTTCACCTACCGCATTCAAGATGCCAAAGTAAAAATTGAATATCAGAAATAG